Within Chlamydia pneumoniae TW-183, the genomic segment AGTAACGGTTACGTTTGTACTCTTCCAAATCTTTAATATCTATTTCCCAGCGCGTCTCTTTAGAAGCTTTTAGTTTTTTCTGCTTAATTGCCACATAAATTGCTTGCCTAGTGACGTTATGTAATTTAGCAGCTTGAGTGATCGAAACCCACTTTGTATCTGAGTCTTTGATATCCTCAATTTCTTCTCTTTCTTCTAATTCGTAGCATCCCTCATGTTGTTCGCACGCCATAAGCTAGCATCCCCTCCCCCTCAACATATTTACAATTAAAACAACCGTAACAGTTAGTTTCTTCCTTGTTTTTAGAAGTTTTTAAAGAAGCATTTTCCTAAAAAAAGCTTTATTAATCAAGCTTTTTTGTTAATACAAAGTTTATGTTTTCAGATTAAAATCTTAATAAATCGTAAGCAGGATTATGAATTATTAATATTTCTTTACGTTATAAAAAATAGGTATTCTTAAAAAAACACGCCCTGAATATCGCCAGGGACGTTTTTCTAATCATAACGTTTTTCTTAAGTAGACAAGACAAAATACCAAGAACCAACAAAATATCTACTCTTTTTCTTTTCCTGAACGAAGTATTTTTTTTTAATTTTCCTTATCGGTCAGCAGTTTACAGAAGCCAGGGATAAGGAAACTACAAAGATTTCTTTACTCTTTTAAAATAAAGCTCTCGATTTTTGATTTAAATCTGCGATGAACCTTAGGAAACTCATTTTTGGTTTAAAAGATGAGTTTCTAATTATCGAAATGTCTTTGAATATGACCTGCAACTTCTTTAATCACATCATCGGAAAGGATATGATCGTGTCTTAGACCGGTCTGAGCTACAGGGATTTTCTTCCCTGAACACTCTTCCAAGTTTTTAGGATCTAAAAATGGTGCTGCGAAGCACGTCTCTTTTTTGAACAATCCATCCCCGATAAGATTACCTTGGGAATCCTTGCCATAAATAAAGAGTTCTGGGCAATGCAAGTCCTTGCTTCTCTTTTCAGAATTAATATTCCAATGGGTAAGATTCGCCAGCCAAACTCCTAGACTTCCAATAAACTGTTTAGCAACGGCTCCTGTAGAGCGAGCTCCTCGATCTTTAACGACAAACCAACGGACGCTATCACTTCCGTCTGCGATCTCTTTACTTAATGCTTCGGCTTGAACACTAGCTCCTAAAGAATAGCCATAAGCAACGATTTGACGCGCCTGAGGTCCTGCGGGTTCATCTCTAAGATAGCGTACGCATGCTTGATAAGATTTGACTACATTGTTTCTTGTTATATTCCCTTGGCTCTTCATGACTCCTGGGTAATTGAAGATTAAAATGTTGGATTGAGACTCTTCAGCAATACGGAATATCCAGTCCTTTTCCCCTTGCAGCACTGTCCTATACTCTAAGCAATCGGAGTTTCCATTGGAGATTAACATCCATCGATCTGGCTTAGCATTGGGAAGACGTAACTCCAATCCGTCAATAAAGACCTCGTCATACTGTAAGCAAACCCTTCGCACAGAGGAGACATGATCTTGGAATGAAGCGGAGAAAAGACGCGCGGCGTAAGCTTGTCGCAATAAATTAGAGTCCCTGCATATGGGTCTAAAAATCCACCCTCCTGCACCAAGAAGAATAAAATTCTGACATATCTTCTGAAGGACCCAGAAAAGACCCAAGGGAATAAAGAAGATTAAGCCGAGAAGAAATTTCACAACACCCCATATGATCTCAAGAAGACGATAAAGGTAAGGATGAGCCTGTCGTTTCTCCCAAGAAGTTCTCGCCTGCTCCGAAGAAAACATGGCGATCGAAGGTTTAGGATGCATATCCAATATAGCTGCGTATTGTTCCCTTGCAATAGCTATTGACATTATTACCTTATAATTTCATGCAGAATGTAGTGAGCAAACTATTATAGTGGAAATTATTGAATAAACCAAAAACAAAAGCCGAGTTTATTTATATTAATATAAGTAATTATTTTAATAGAATCGACCTCGAACCATTAGATAGATAGGTGACGACCTTCATCTAGAAAAGAACATTCATTTATTATGATAATGAAGTAAATCTTTTACTTGCAATGAACAAAGAACCAATCGAATGAAAGTTAGCGGTCTTTTTTTAGTCTGAAAATCTAGGTTCTGAGGAAATACGGAAATCCCGGACCAGCAGGTGGATGACTCCCGATCCAGAAGTTTGGGACAAGCGGGGTGTGTAAGCAATCTCAAGAGGGTAATGCCAACTTGCTTTTAATGCATCAGCGTGTCTTCCCAGACCGAAGGCGACACCCTCAAGATTTCTTTCTTTTTGGCTTAAGTAGAGTTTGAGATGGTTTCCAGGCAATACTTTTGGATAGCGTACCTGGCGCACTTTTGAATAGAAGATAGGCATCAGATTCCCCTTCCCAAAAGGCTCGAATAGTTCCATAGAAGCTAGGAGATCATAATCTATAGCATCAAAATCCGCATAAGCATCAATTTCGAGATGAGGAAGTGTGTCACCCTTTTTAAGAGAAGAGTTCACGAGATGAACGAATTTTTTTTTAAAATCTTCGACTTTATCTTCCTTCATAATCACGCCTGCTGCAAAGTCGTGTCCGCCGTAAGATAAAAGGAGCGAGGAGCATTTCTTTAAGACTCCGAGTAGAGGAAATGACCCTATAGTTCTTGCTGATCCCTTTCCAATTCCTCGTTGGATAGCGATGATTACCACAGGTTTGTTATAAGTCTTAGCAAGACGCGCTGAGATAATAGGGATGACACGAGCATGCCATGCCGTGGATGAAAGAACTATAGCAGCCTGCTTTAAAATCTCAGGATTACTATTTAATATCTCTTGGACATCTTGAAATACCTCAGCTTCTATTCTTTGCCTTTCTCTATTTATATTATCTAGCTCCATAATTAGAGCATCTACACGTTCATCATCTTGGGTGAGTAAAAGTTCAACACCTTTTGCAGGGTCGTCCAACCGTCCCAAGCTATTGAGTTTTGGTGCGATCTTCAAGACAATATCTGTCGAAGTGACTTCGCTTTTTTCTACTCCACATAATGCGCAGAGTTTATTCAATCCGGGTCGCGCGCCTCTGGCAATTTCTTTAATCCCATAGCGCACCATAACACGGTTTTCCCCTAGCAAAACACCGACATCCGTGATGGTTCCTAATGTGACTAAATCGAGTAATTTTTTCAGGCTACCTTGACTCTTGGGGACAAGATTTCTGGATATCAGTGCGTTCAGTACTCCTCTTGCGAGCTTAAAAGCAACGCCTACGCCTGTGAGTTCTCGATTCGGGTAGGTATGATCCCGTAATTTAGGATTTAATGTAGCTACGCAGTGGGGAATTTTTCCTGTCGGCATGTGGTGATCTGTAATGATCACATCAATGCCTTGTCTTGTAATATCACTCACCTCTTTTCCTGCAGTAATTCCGCAATCTACGGTGATGAGGAGTGTAATTCCTTCCTCTTTCAACTTTGCAATGAGTGTGGAGGTCTCTCCATGTTGCTTGAGTATCGCACCAAGAAAGAAGTAGCTAACGTGGACATCAATATCTCTTAAAAATTCGACCAGGAGAGCGACGCCTGTCATGCCATCGACATCGCTATCTCCATAAATCATGACGTGTTCTTTACGATCTCTAGCCAGGAGCAGGCGTTCTACAGCCTTTGACATATCTAGGAAGAGTCCAGGATCATAAAGGCTCGACAGATGGCTGTATAAGAACTTATGGATTTCCTGAATCGTTTGGAATCCTCTTGAGATAAAAATCTGAGCCACTGTGGGAGGCAAGTGAAATTCTTTGATAATCATTCCAAGAAACGCAGGATCTTCCTTGGGATGAGCCCAGAGCAATCCTGCTGCAGAAGCATTATCTGAATTTGTCATAAATTTAATACCACAGGGGCCTTTGGGACTAAAGTCCCAAAGGAGATTTTTATATTGCTACACGTTAGATTAAGTTTAACGGTACTTATTTTGAGCGATTTTCTTTACGGACCATAAACAACAACAGAGGTGGTGCAATATAAAGAGACGATAAAGTTCCTAGAAGAATCCCTATGGTCATAATAAATGCAAAATTAAAGACAGAGGAGCCGCCTATAAACAAAAGCATTAACAAAACTGATAGAGTTGTAGCTGTTGTCATTACCGTGCGGCTGAACGTCTTTTGAAGGGCATCATTAACTAAAACATGCATAGGGGTAAACAGGTTCGCTTGGCGATCTTCACGAATACGATCAAAAATGATCAAAGTATTGTTTAATGAATACCCCAATACAGTCATTAAAGCACCAATGGCTTGCAAATCTATTTGAATTTTCTTCAAAAAGAAATGTGCTATAAACAAGACTGCACAGGTAGCCAAAAGGTCATGAATTAAAGCGCATACGGCACTGAAAGCATATTGCCATTCAAAGCGCAAACTCACATAGAGCAAGATGATTGCCAAAGCTCCTAAAAGCCCGATGGTCGCCTGATAACGCATTTTCTTCGATAGTTTGCTGCTTACCTTTGACCAAAAATTTTGCGTTTCGTTTAGAGTTTCCGTAGAGAAATCTAGGCCTGTTTCTGACAACAATCCCACAGCTAACGCCAGCTCATGATCGTTAATTTTAGGAGAGAGGCTCGTATCTGCTTTAGTATAGCTTAAAGCTTTATCACTAAAATAGATTTTGATCTTTTCTGAAGATCCAAATGTTTGAATACGGAAGTCTCTAGAAGAAAGACCAGCTTCCTGTAGTTTATGCACAACTTTGCCACGCATTTGAGCAACATCGCTGATGCCATGCTCTTTTGGATTAAAGGTAAAGGCATACCCTCCTTTAAAATCCATTCCCAAAACGGAATTCCAGGCTCCAAACCCGAGAGCAACGCAACCTAAAAGAAAAACACTTCCAGAAACAGCCCAAAGTTTTTTGCATCCTCTCAAGAAATCATGCTTTATCCCCACGAACTTATTCATCATATGCAACTGTGTATGTTGGGTCTTATTCATCCACAGCATGAAGAAAAATTTAGTCATGAAAAGAGCCGTAAACATTGAAGAGAAAATTCCTAAAATCAATGTCAAAGCAAACCCTTTAATAGGCCCTGTATCTAGGAAGAAAAGAAGTGCTGAGGCCAATACTGTAGTCAAGTTAGAATCAAAAATGGCTCCAAAAGCCTTGGTATATCCTTTTTCTACAGATTTTTTAAGACTTTGAGACAATAAAAATTCCTCTCGGATTCTTTCGAATACAAGAACATTTGCATCTACGGCCATCCCCATAGCAAGAACAATCCCAGCGAGTCCTGACAAGGTGAGTGGCGCATCCAAATACTGTAGAGCTGCCCAGATAAGCAAAAGATTCAGAAGAACAGCTCCCGAAGCGATGACGCCTCCAAATCTATAATATACGCTCATCAAAACAATAAGCATTGCCAAGCCACAGCATGCTGAGATAATGCCTTGTGTACATTGTTTTTTCCCAAGATCAGAAGAGATCGTCTCTTCACTGAGAACCTCGGGAACAAAAGACATCGCTCCAGATTTTAAATCTGAGGCGAGTTTGCTCACTTCACGGTGGGTAAATTTCCCTGAGACACTGGCATGATTTTTCAATGGGACGTTTAAAATAGGGCTGCTGACCATATAACCGTCAATCACTACAGCCATACGCCATCCACGGTTTGCAGAATATTGTCCATTAGCAGTGCCGCTGATCCCCTCCTGACAATATGCGGAAGTCCATGTGTGGAAACTCTCTGTAGGAGAAAGTTTCTCTGCCATTTTCTTAGGGCTTGTATCTTTGACTGAAAAATTTAAAACATAACCTTCCCCTGCAGCAAATTCTGGACGAATGTCTTTTAGGGAAGCTCCATCTAACGCATAATTTCTAAAAACAATGACTAAAGGATTTGCTTTTTGTTCTGCATCTTTTCCAATAGCAATCATAGAAAACGTCGTATCTAAATCTGTCGAAGGCGTTTCGCATCCTGAAGGAGAGAACGCCAACCCCTCACTTTTAAGCTTAGTAATGGCCTCATGGACACTTGGAGGCACATCGACTTCCTCATTAAATAAGGCGCTAGCGAAGGTATTGATTTCTTCGGGAGATGTCTTTCCTTGAGCTTGAGAGGTAAACCAAAGATAGTCTAAAAATCTTTGCACTTCGTAGCGGGAAGCGCTGTAAGAAGAGAACCTCTCATTCACCACATGGAAACTCATTTTTGAGGTCCCCAAGATCTCAGATGAGGAGATCGTAGAAGATCCTGGCACACTGAGATGAATGTAATCTCCCTCACGGCGAAGTTCGATTTCAGATACTCCAAGTTTATTTAATCGAGCACAGAGCTCATCCGAAACTTTAAGAATATCTTCCTTATCGGTGAGCTGCTTTCCCTGATGATCTTTAAAAGAGAGTAGCAGCTGACGCCCACCAACAAAATCAATACCAAGACGTAGTATGTTCTCCCCACGAGAAAATTTTCTCATGTTGAGTTTCATATTTTCTAAGAAAAGATTTTGATAAGGAATCGGAGCACTCAAACGTTCCTGAAGATCCATAGAACACTTTGCGTGTCGGTATTGCTCATGCCAACGCACTAAATCGCTTTGACGATTCTTCTCGATTTGGTTTACAGTTGCAAGGCGATCTTGAATGTCTTTAACTTCTAAAAAGGCACAGCCCTCTTTCCCTATGACAAATCCCTCACCCCATACATCTAGAAATTGCTGCAAGGGGTGCCGGATTTCTAAGACTTGATCTTCTCCTAGAGTCCAGGAAATCGCTTCTGTATGAGAAAAACAGTTATAGAGATTTTGTAGATCTTTTTCGAAACTTTGGAGTTCTTTACCCCCTCCCTGTTGATATTTCGCGACGATAGAACGGAGTCCTTTCAATAAGATGTAAACGGAGCCTTTAGAAAAGTGTTTGCAATCTGTATTGGGAGAAAAGATGTAACAGCCAAAAGCTTCGCTTTCTCTAGGTTGACGACAGAAAACAGGAAAATTTTCTGGAATCAGGTCACAAGATTCAGCTGCAGGCCTATGCAAAGTTAATGCCGTGAGATGTTCTGCGATTCCTTGGAGCAAACGCTCTCCCTGGAGAATAATCTTTCCCTGAGTATCTTTATCCATCCATTGGAAGGAAAATCCGTTGTTATAATCTTCTACTTGAACAGTTAAGTTCTTAGAGAGCTTTTGTTTTTCAACAGCCAAACGACTGTCAAAATCTAAGCGTTGTTCTTTAGACAAAGACGTACGCTGTGCTAACAAATCAGAATGTAGTGTCAGGAAAATTTTACGTTCCTTAGGGCAATACTCTATGGAACTAAAAAATAATGAGGACTCACTACAATCTAATCGAAGCCCTTCAATATAAGGGCAATCTAAACTACGAATGCATGCAGTTTGAGAAAGAGTTTCATATACACTCTTGAGTAGCTTTTGATCTTCAACATCGATTGCTGCGTCGTTTGACAACGAAGACAGGCGTGATAAAAACGCAAGTCTATCTTGGTTGGAAGAAAAGGACTGTTGGCAAAACGCTGAAAGTCGCGAAGAAAAAACCTCAAATCCTGAAGAAAGGTTCTTGGCATACTGTAACAATTGTTCTTTAGGTGCCGTTTCCCAGATAGAGGGGTAACTACAAGAACAGTCTTTTTGTTTCGGAAAAGTACATGCAGAATAGACTCGTTGCAAAATACTTGAGGCCATCTCCTGTTCATTTTCGGAAGAATAGGAAACAAAAGAAAAATCACTTTCTACTAAGGAAGTATTTATAGAGCTTGCTACTTGTATTACATGGTCGTCGTGTTCTCGACTATAGCCAACCACATGGAGTCTTGCAGACTTTATGGGAACGTTAGGCTCTCCATGAACGAGGTTCCCGATAAAGTCCTCTGCATCTTCACCTCTTTTAAAACGCACACTGACAATATCTGGAATCGCAGGATGTTGTTGTATGTGCCCACGTAAATGTAGGGACGAAAGGATCGCTGAGACGCGAGGAATGACATCCTTACGAACTTGCTGGGCCTGCTTGGTAAAAGATTTGATTATATGTTCGGCTTCGTTTCCATCTATTTTCTTATCCAGAGGTTTGGCGTAATATAAACATGTAGGCAAAACGTAATACAAAGCCAAAGCAAACACGCAAATAATGATAGCGAAGTTTCGCTTAACCTTCTGTTTCATTGCACCGCTCTACTTTTTATTAGGAAATATTAAAACCAAAATACCAGTTGAAAAAAAAATCGTCAAACGAAGAGGAGCCCTCCACCTTCAAAGAGAGCTCTTTATTCTGTATCTTTTACAAAATACTATTTTTAATTTTCCTAAAATCTCTATCTCAAAAGGGTCAAATTCAATAAAAACTAGGCAAAAGTATAGCTCTCTTGTTCGCCAACAAAACCAGAAAGCGAAATAGGAGTTACACTATGCGGGGTTGAGGAGTGATGAGGGGAAAAATACAGTGAGGTTGGGCTTGTGGGATCTGTGAAAATAAACTTTATCCGAATGGAATCTTGTTTCTCTTCTCTCATTCGTTTTGCCACCTGCTCTGCAGAGTAGAGGAAAGCGGCTTGTGAGAGCAGTTTTAGGTTTTCCTGTTCCTCTTTAGGGAGTGCATCAGGAACTCCAAGGATAGGAGTGAGTACGTAGATCGTATGTTTTTTCACTATATTAGGATCGCCGATTTGATCTAACACAGTAAAAAATGCTTTAGTATAGGCATCGATATAACATCTTCCCTGAGGTTCCTGGGCTGCGTCAGAAATATTTACATAAATCGCGCTTTTAGGATGCGTGCGGTCACTAGCTTGGTCTTCTGAGCTCCAGGAAATGACTTTAGGATCCAAATATTGCTGTTCCTCTCTTTGGATTTCAGAGAGCAACGAAGACACTACAGAAGGATCTATAGCAAAAGTTTTGCGTGATAAGGAGCTTTTTTCGATCCCCTGTCTTAATGCGATCTGATCCATTTCTTGGATCAGAAAGATACTGGTATTTCTATCGGATTTTTTCTGGAATATCTTAGTAACGATCTCCTGGGAGCCTTCGCAGATCTCTACTTGGGGACAGCCTGGATGATAGTAGCATCCGGGTCGTATTTTTTTCCAAGACTGCAAGAGAGAGAGGCATCCTAACCAATTTATAGGTTTTTCAAAGACCTTAGTTTCTCGAAATAGAGGACGCTCGAATCGTGACCATCCCTTAGAGTATTGTAAGTACGCAAACCCTAAAAGAACCAATCCCAGAATCATAAGACCTATGCACGGGAAAATGGTTTGACATACCCCAGCAGCGAAGGCAGCACATCCTAACAACGCCAAACCAAAACAAGCTAAAACACCGCCCAGTATTTTCTTCGGCAGGTTTTGTGCATTGGGGACGTAGTGGACATTGCCTCCTCCGCGCCACCAAATGACCATTTGAGTGGGAATCAAATCTGAAATGGATATGCGAGGAAATTTCATACTACGAAGCATCCTTTTAGAATTTCTTTTTATTTTTAATAAAAAACTAGAATCGAATAGAATTGCACTAATATTAACAAAACAAAAAATTAAAAAACAAAAGAGTTTGTTTCAAAATTTTCATTGAAAAATAAAAAGAACACTAAAATTGTTTCGACTTTGAAAAAATGAATGTCAACTTGTCAAGATATTCTAGTTTCTTCTACTATGCAACCTAATATTTTCTACTCCTTTGCTCGTCATGAGTAAGCCGAGTATACTTAGATTAGGAGGATGCCTAAGAAGCCCTTGTATTCATTTGAAGTAAGAACTCTCAAAAATTTTCTTCTTGAGACACCGATCTGCTTAGAGAATAGAATACAGCCTCTCCCTACTGGGATGGCTGGGGAAAAATCCTTTGTGATTTTTGTCTTAGGTAAGTGAACGAATTCTCCTTTCTTAAAAATAGGTTCGAAACGTTGTTCCTGAGAACGAATTGTGACTTACGCCCTAATAAATGATCCTGTAGACTTGTCTTTAGCTACCAACAACGCTGAATCCAAGTTCCCCTCTCTACAGCGCCTTCCCAACCATGTTGCTATCATTATGGACGGCAATCGCCGATGGTACAAAAAGCATAGGGAGGAGTGCGGCCACACACACACGTCAGGTCATTATTATGGCGCTAAAGTCCTTCCAAATATTTTAAATGCGGTTCTTGATTTAGGAATTAAAGTTCTTACTCTCTATACGTTTTCAACAGAAAATTTTGGGAGACCAAAAGAGGAAATTCAAGAAATATTTAATATTTTCTATACTCAGTTAGACAAGCAACTTCCTTATCTAATGGAAAATGAAATCTGCTTACGTTGTATAGGAGACCTTTCCAAGCTCCCTAAAGGCATCCAAACGAAAATCAACCATGTGAGTCGCATGACGGCATCGTTCTCGCGTTTAGAGCTCGTATTAGCTGTCAACTACGGTGGCAAAGATGAGTTAGTCCGTGCATTTAAAAAATTACATGTTGATATTCTAAATAAAAAAATATCTTCTGACGACCTTTCAGAATCTTTGATTAGCTCATACTTAGATACTTCAGGACTTACGGACCCCGACTTACTTATCCGTACAGGGGGTGAAATGCGTGTCAGTAATTTCTTATTGTGGCAAATAGCATATACAGAACTATATATCACGGATACCTTGTGGCCAGATTTTACGCCTCAAGATTTGTTTGAAGCGATTAACGTATACCAGCAAAGATCAAGACGAGGGGGGAAATAGGTGCTTAATTCAAATAAGTTTAAATCGAAGACCGGTGCATACGGTGATTTATTTCAGCGTGTTGTTGTTCATTCGTTAGTACTTACATTTTTGGTTCTTCTTCTCTATAGTTCCCTATTTCCCTTAACTTCTTTTGCTCTAGGGTTTATTACCGCGACTTGTGGCGCTGTAGGAACTTATGAGTACTCCTCAATGGCGAAAGCCAAGATGCACTATCCATTAAGCACGTTTAGTGCGATCGGATCTTTTTTATTTTTAGCATTAAGTTTTCTTTCCATTCGTTGGGGACACAGTCTCCCAGGATTCTTCGATGCTCTTCCTTGGACCTTGCTTATTGTTTGGGTCGTGTGGAGTATCTTTAGAGTTCGAAAATCTACAATCGGCGCTTTACAGCTATCAGGAGTCACTCTCTTTTCTATTTTGTATGTAGGGATTCCGATACGTTTATTCTTACATGTCCTTTATAGCTTTATTCATACCCAAGAACCCTATCTTGGAATTTGGTGGGCTTCTTTTCTTATTGCCACAACTAAAGGTGCGGATATCTTCGGTTATTTCTTCGGTAAAGCCTTTGGGAATAAGAAAATCGCCCCACAAATTAGCCCTAACAAAACTGTTGTAGGTTTTGTTGCAGGGTGTTTGGGAGCCACGCTCATTAGTTTTATTTTCTTTCTACAGATTCCCACGAGGTTTGCGAGTTACTTCCCGATGCCTGCGATTTTAATTCCTTTAGGTCTTGCTTTAGGAATCACAGGATTTTTTGGAGATATTATTGAATCCATATTTAAGCGTGATGCTCATTTGAAAAATAGCAACAAGCTCAAGGCTGTGGGTGGTATGCTGGATACCTTAGACTCACTGCTCCTGTCCACGCCGATTGCTTACTTATTTTTGCTCATAACCCAATCTAAAGAGTTTATTGGATGATTATCACTATTGATGGGCCTTCAGGAACAGGAAAAAGCACAACAGCGAAAGCTTTAGCCGACCATCTTCATTTCAATTACTGTAATACAGGGAAGATGTATCGCACTTTAGCCTATGCTCGTTTACAATCTCCCTGGGCGACGCTTCCTTTAACTAAATTTTTAGAAGAGCCTCCTTTTTCTTTTACCTTTGCTACAGGCCAACCTTTAGAGTCGTTTTTTAATGGTCATCTTCTTACCTCTGAATTAACAACTCAAGAAGTTGCGAACGCAGCATCGGAGCTCTCTCAACTTCCAGAAGTTCGTGCATTCATGCAAGATTTGCAACGACGCTATGCTCAGCTTGGCAACTGTGTATTTGAAGGAAGGGATATGGGATCCAAAGTCTTTCCCAACGCAGATTTAAAAATTTTTCTAACTTCAAGTCCTGAAGTTCGTGCGCAACGGCGTTTAAAAGACCTTCCTGAAGGGACTCTTTCTCCTGAGCAATTGCAAGCAGAGCTTGTCAAACGTGATGCTGCAGATGCACAACGCGCTCACGATCCCCTAGTCATCCCTGAAAATGGAATTGTAATTGACTCTTCGGATTTGACAATAAGACAAGTTCTGGAGAAAATTTTAGCTTTACTATTTCGAAACGAGCTATGATTTTCCGCATTTGTAAATTTTTCACGTGGGTAGCTTTTTCTCTTTTCTATAAGCTAAAAGTTTATGGAGTGAAAAAAAATTTTATTAAAGGTCCTGCTATTATTGCAGTAAACCATAATTCTTTTTTAGACCCCATAGCATTGCACATGTGTGTCCATGAGTGTATTTATCACCTAGCACGGGCCTCTTTATTTAATATCCCCTGGTTATGGAAGCAATGGGGGTGTTTTCCCGTGCGTCAAGACGAAGGAAACTCTGCGGCATTTAAAATTGCCTCTCGGCTCTTTAATAAACGAAAGAAGTTAGTGATCTATCCAGAGGGGGCTCGAAGCCCTGACGGTCAACTCCAGCCTGGCAAGGTCGGTATTGGTATGATGGCTGCAAAATCTAGAGTTCCGATCATCCCTGTCTATATTAGGGGAACTTTTGAAGCTTTTAACCGTCATCAAAAAATTCCTCATGTTTGGAAAACGATCACGTGTGTTTTCGGTACTCCCATGTATTTTGATGATATTATTCAAAATCCCGAGATCAAAAATAAAGAAACCTATCAGATCATCACGAATCAAACTATGAACAAAATTGCCGAGCTCAAAGCATGGTATGAATCGGGGTGCAAAGGAGACGTCCCCTAAACTTATGTCGACATTACTTTCTATCTTATCTGTGATATGTTCTCAGGCAATAGCAAAGGCATTTCCTAATCTAGAAGATTGGGCTCCAGAAATTACCCCGTCTACAAAAGAACATTTTGGCCATTATCAATGTAACGATGCGATGAAATTGGCTCGTGTTTTAAAAAAAGCTCCGAGGGCTATTGCTGAGGCCATAGTAGCTGAGCTTCCTCAAGAGCCTTTTTCTTTAATTGAAATTGCTGGAGCAGGATTTATAAACTTTACCTTCTCTCCAGTATTTCTAAATCAACAGCTAGAACATTTCAAGGACGCTCTAAAATTAGGATTTCAAGTTTCCCAACCTAAAAAAATTATCATTGATTTTTCCTCTCCAAATATTGCTAAAGACATGCATGTTGGGCATTTACGCTCTACAATTATTGGGGATAGCCTTGCTAGGATCTTCTCCTATGTAGGTCATGATGTACTTAGACTCAATCATATCGGAGATTGGGGAACTGCATTTGGGATGTTGATCACCTATTTGCAAGAAAATCCCTGTGACTATAGTGATCTTGAGGATCTTACGAGTCTTTATAAGAAGGCCTATGTCTGCTTTACTAATGACGAAGAGTTTAAAAAACGCTCCCAACAGAATGTGGTAGCATTACAGGCTAAGGATCCGCAAGCCATTGCTATTTGGGAGAAGATCTGTGAGACTTCGGAAAAAGCCTTCCAGAAAATCTATGATATTTTGGA encodes:
- the cmk gene encoding (d)CMP kinase; the protein is MIITIDGPSGTGKSTTAKALADHLHFNYCNTGKMYRTLAYARLQSPWATLPLTKFLEEPPFSFTFATGQPLESFFNGHLLTSELTTQEVANAASELSQLPEVRAFMQDLQRRYAQLGNCVFEGRDMGSKVFPNADLKIFLTSSPEVRAQRRLKDLPEGTLSPEQLQAELVKRDAADAQRAHDPLVIPENGIVIDSSDLTIRQVLEKILALLFRNEL
- a CDS encoding lysophospholipid acyltransferase family protein, whose translation is MIFRICKFFTWVAFSLFYKLKVYGVKKNFIKGPAIIAVNHNSFLDPIALHMCVHECIYHLARASLFNIPWLWKQWGCFPVRQDEGNSAAFKIASRLFNKRKKLVIYPEGARSPDGQLQPGKVGIGMMAAKSRVPIIPVYIRGTFEAFNRHQKIPHVWKTITCVFGTPMYFDDIIQNPEIKNKETYQIITNQTMNKIAELKAWYESGCKGDVP